ttctgcttctccttcctctctatctctcttttcccctcccacagccagggctccattgaggAAAAtttggcctgggtgttgaggatggcttcatgtcctctgccacaggtgctaaagGGCTCTGGATGCAGTGGAGCAATTcctcagaggggccgagcatcgctccctggtgggcaggccaggtggatcccagttgggtgcatgcaggagtctgtctgactactcaTCCCCCAGCTTcacactttggaaaatacaaaaaaaaatgtaaatagatttAACTGCTCATTGTAAAGATATAATGTAGATgaatgataaaaaacaaacaaacaagatctCACTCAATGATGTCTATGAAAGACTCACTTTAAATTTAAGGACACATATAAGTTGAAACTGAAGAGATGGAAAATGATATGCCATGTAAATGATAGCCAAAAGATAGCAGGTACATCTCTACTTATATcataaaaaatagactttaaggcaGAAATTACCACAAGAGACCAAGGAGAGCAGTATGTAGTGATCAAGGGTCATTCACATGggagatataacaattataaatatacatgcaCCTTATATCAGAGCAACTAATGTATAAAGCAAACATTgtctgaactgaaaaaaaaatagacagcaATATAGTAATAGTAGGAGACTTCAGTACCCCACTTTTATTAATGAATAGAGCACCTaacagaaaatcaagaaaaaaaacaatgaacttgAACAACACTTTAGACCAGAAGAACTTAGTAGACATACACAGTACATAGCAGAAGATATATTCTTCTCAAGCCCACAcagaagactcttttttttttttttttttttttttattttcatttttctgaagctggaaacagggagagacagtcagacagactcccgcatgcgcccgaccgcgatccacccggcacgcccaccaggggcggtgctctgccccccagggggcgatgctctgcccatcctgggcgtcgccatattgcgaccagagccactctagcgcctgaggcagaggccacagagccatgcccagcgcccgggccatctctgctccaatggagccttggctgcgggaggggaagagagagacagagaggaaagcgcggcagaggggtggagaagcaaatgggcgcttctcctgtgtgccctggccgggaatcgaacccgggtcctccgcacgctaggccgacgctctaccgctgagccaaccggccagggccagaagactctttataataaattaaattagagtAATAAACAAATCTTAAGAAATTTAACaagactaaaattttaaaattataaccaaGAATTTTTCACTGGAATAAAACAAGAAATCAGGAACAAAAGAAGTagtttcttcaaaaagttaaaaatggaactgccttttgacccagttatcccacttttaaaaatgtatcctaagaattccagaaattaatttaaaagaaaaaatgcccgTGTTAATTGcaatattgtttacaatagccaggatctggaaacagcccaagtgtccatcagtggatgagtgaataaaacaCCTGTGGTACATagacataatggaatactatgcagcctgtgaaaaagaaggaaatcttaccttttccaatggcatgaatggaccttgagattattatgctaagtaaaataagcaggcagagaaagataaatatcatatgatctaagttatatgtggaatctaagaaacatGATGagctgaagaatggaatagaggcagaagcagagtCATGGGGAGCAGagcgacagctgtcagagggaagggggatgaggggatgggatcagagaaggtgaagggattagtgaaattatatatacataacacatagatacaggtaACAGAATaacaaatcctagagggaaggaagggagagattcaGGGAAGGAGAGCAAAAGGGTGTAATGAAGGGCACATTGTCTGAGGGTGAGAGTGTTATATTAAGTTGGACACTTGAatacatgttaacacaataaatttaaaacgttaattaaaaaatacagagaaaataactgtaaaattcaaaatttttggatattaaccacctTCAACAGACTCTGTATAACCAGTGGATCAAAGTAAATATCAAAGCAGAacgagaaaatattttaacaaaaatgaaaatgaaaacaataattgCGGTATTTAGCAAAAGCAGTGTGCAGATGGTAGTTTAtactaaaacattaatatttagggtgcaatgtctatcaactgatgtacaaataaacaaatgtggtatatctataTTATGAAATAGTATCTGGaaataaatagcaataaaatCATGATACATACTAAAATATGACTGAATCTTTAAAATAGTATGCTAAGTGAAGGAAACTAGTCATAAGAGTTCACATATTACATTATTCCATTTACAGAAAATGCTATATTATATTAGAGGCATATACCAGATTAATGATTTGACAGATTTGAGGAGTTCCTTGTACAGGATTAAGGTATCACTTGAGTTATGAAAATGCTCTTCATGTGATCATCATGGTGGTAGCACAATTCTGTGAATACATGAGgaattatagaaatatatatttgaaattcatCAACTGAATGGTGTGTAACTTACGTGTtcacaaagttttatttaaaagaaaaaatctcttGAAATATCATTCAGGTAATTTTTTGTCAGCCATATAAAggctttatcttcttttcttcacAAAAAGAGACTATAGACACCATTACTCCCCATCCTATAGTTTTTACATTTatctataatacataatatatcaTAGATATATTATAGAGTTGACCCATAGCTGAATGATAGCATCTGcagataattttataaaaaataagtaatctAACTTATGATTTTTTGGCTTGCATAAAATACTCCTACTGTTAATGAAAATTTATCACTTTCAGGTGTcgagttatattttaattttctcattgatttctACTTGGACATAAGTATCAACAATGACAGGAGGGTTCagccatttggaaagaagcattTGTTCCACCAGGAAGTCTACGAAGTGGATTTCAGTTCTGCTGCTGCTACAGCTGAGCTGTTCCATTAGCCCTGCGtgttgtggaaaggtgctggtgTGGCCCACAGAATACAGCCATTGGATCAATATGAAGACAATCCTGGATGAGCTTGTCCAGAGAGGCCATGAAGTGACCGTTCTGACATCTGAGGCTGCAATTCTTGTTGATTTCTCCAAAGGATCGGCTATTAAATTTGAGATTTATCCTACATCTTTAACAAAAgatgattttgaaaattttttcatgaaGATGGTCTCTAAATGGACAGATCTGCCAAAAGATAGATTTTGGACTTATATTTCAGCAGTCCAAGAAATCGTTTCAAAATATTCTGATTGTGTACAAACCCTCTGTAAAGATATAGTTCTGAATAAGAAACTTATGACAAAACTACAAGAGTCAAAGTTTGATGTCATTCTTGCAGACCTGGCCTTACCCTGTGGGGAGCTGCTGGCTGAGCTTCTTAAGATTCCTCTTGTTTACAGCTTCCGCCTCTCTCCTGGAAACACATTTGAAAGGCAGAGTGGACACCTTCCCTTCATTCCGTCCTATGTACCTGTTGTCTTGTCGGAATTAAGTGATCAAATGACATTCATGGAGAGGGTAAAAAATATGATGTATGTGGTTTTTTTTGACTTCTGTTTCCAAACATTTAATCAGAAGAAGTGGAGTCAGTTTTACAGTGAAGTACTAGGTAAGTCATCCTTTTATTTGACAGCATGAAGTCCTAATGTTTCCACTACATGGGAGAttaagtttatataaatatgaaGTCAAAGATATTTGTTCTTTATAAGTAAAAtgataaagtaaaattataaaatgatttctCATTCtcacaaatattataaaaacaccTAAGTTATAGGGTCATTGAGGAATTACTTCATCTTACATAGTCTAGTGTGATATGAAGACTGAGCTATTTTGCCATACTATCTGAGAAAATCTATCACAATAGAGAGAGATAAAGTGGTTCTATGTCAGCATCAGCAACCTATAATTTGAGGTTCCTAATAATTTCACATCCTTTCACTATGTACATCTtctgtttaaaaactaaaattttgtttaaaaaatgtgacATGTAAATAAGTGAAAACtctcaaaaagacaaaatgagCCAAAATTAAGAATGGGCACATCTATTaccaaatgtaataaaaatattcaagctgtttttatattttttaattaattcacaAGTATTATTAAGCTTTTAAAATCTACCAAATGTAGTTATAGTAGCAAAACATTGAGCCACATTCTAAAGGCCTCAATTATAGGAAAATCAAAGATCAAAAAAAAGCTTGCTAAATAGTAAAAAGTACACTAAATAATCTAGGGAAAGTGTTTTCACGGCTATGGTAGGTATAATTGATATAGGAATGgaaattattgtttatatttgcaTATGTTACTTTTACAGGTTTACAGAGTAAACAAATGCATTTTTACTTCTAAAGTAGGTTAGAAATCATCATTTTCTATGATTGTGGATTTACTAATATGatattacaaaagaaagacttacgtttatgaaaaaatacatattgttCATATATAAGCATTGTACAAATATGTTCCTATTTTCaaactatagacattttaaacaTCTTTGGCTATATTATTTTCTCAGAAAACTAAATGGTATATTCACAACTCAatgtattcattttctttcctttttgtttgcttttttttcccctttaggaAGACCCACTACATTATCTGAGTTAATGGGGAAAGCTGAAATATGGCTCATTAGAACCTACTGGGATATTGAGTTTCCTCGCCCACTTCTGCCACATTTTATATTTGTTGGAGGGCTCCACTGCAAGCCTGCTAAACCCCTGCCTAAGGTAAACCTATTCTTGTATGTTTTATGTTGTTTACTTTGTACTTTCAGTAGAAAGGATTCTGTATACTTCACTCAGAACATCTGAGAACACTGAGAACCTTATGGGTATCCAGGTAAAGTGACCTGACAATTAAACACTCACAGATTTCTATACTATTTCAAGAATTTGATTGTCATTGTTATTACAGGATAAAGAAATATACTTGGGAGACTTTGGAAACAGGATCAGTTAAATTAAGATCTTTATTAATCAACACATAAAGTTTCAGGTATTAATTCAAAGAATCATTATAAAGTGGCTAAATAGTGCAAGGGTAAGGGAAGAATATGCAGGGAAGCAGTGTAGACACAGTGTGTGCCCCCACACACTAGACATTCTACTTGGAAAAtataatataagaaaacaataaaaatagaaaaatattatcatAAAGAAACATTAAAGCTATGATAATTCTAGAGAACATCTCACTGGACTGGATTAGCACCAGTGACAACAGCAATCTGGCATAACTTAATATAAGAAatcccttgtttttgttttcattcaacaacaaaaatttgttaTCTATCCACGACCAAGTGCGCCTCTGTGGAAGTTTGGGATCCAGCAACAAATGCTATGGCTCCTTGGAAGAGACTCACACATTGCCAATCAGGTAATAGGCAGAAAAAATCCAGTATGGGCTGCGATATCCACAGGATATTGTGAATTGGTTACTCCTCCTCGTGGCTGCCATCCAGCAGTACCTACAGAGCCTAGAGTCGGACACCCACCTTTGGGTTAGAaacagtggtggaattcagccagttcacactggtttggcataactgatacataattttttgttcagttcagtgaattgtttttaaaatgacactTATGATCAGAGTTCTCTAGAAGGTGGGCGCCTGGGAAGCTCCCCAAttaagaaatcacaaatttacatttcctactcttttttaatattcatctgtgcaacagcatattctaagcacctatagaaatgttcattctgtccataggttaaaaaaataacaagtgaggatgcaaagcaagaagcaatatataaatatcttaagtaacagttttattgttttttgtcaggtattatttaaaaaaaatttttataacataatctatattgttgttgtgagttgggggtgcagagagagatcagcagacgaaatatCAGtaaactagcaaaggaccacagcttgctcaggcaaatggcactGAGTTcatgctgtgtcctatttttatt
The sequence above is drawn from the Saccopteryx bilineata isolate mSacBil1 chromosome 5, mSacBil1_pri_phased_curated, whole genome shotgun sequence genome and encodes:
- the LOC136337512 gene encoding UDP-glucuronosyltransferase 2B31-like isoform X2 — protein: MTGGFSHLERSICSTRKSTKWISVLLLLQLSCSISPACCGKVLVWPTEYSHWINMKTILDELVQRGHEVTVLTSEAAILVDFSKGSAIKFEIYPTSLTKDDFENFFMKMVSKWTDLPKDRFWTYISAVQEIVSKYSDCVQTLCKDIVLNKKLMTKLQESKFDVILADLALPCGELLAELLKIPLVYSFRLSPGNTFERQSGHLPFIPSYVPVVLSELSDQMTFMERVKNMMYVVFFDFCFQTFNQKKWSQFYSEVLGRPTTLSELMGKAEIWLIRTYWDIEFPRPLLPHFIFVGGLHCKPAKPLPKEMEEFAQSSGEHGIVVFTLGSMVTNMTEKRANMIASALAQIPQKVIWRYDGKKPDTLGPNTRLYKWLPQNDLLGHPKTKAFITHGGTNGIYEAIYHGIPMVGLPLFADQPDNIARMKYKGAAIRLDLDSISNIKRML
- the LOC136337512 gene encoding UDP-glucuronosyltransferase 2B31-like isoform X1, with the translated sequence MTGGFSHLERSICSTRKSTKWISVLLLLQLSCSISPACCGKVLVWPTEYSHWINMKTILDELVQRGHEVTVLTSEAAILVDFSKGSAIKFEIYPTSLTKDDFENFFMKMVSKWTDLPKDRFWTYISAVQEIVSKYSDCVQTLCKDIVLNKKLMTKLQESKFDVILADLALPCGELLAELLKIPLVYSFRLSPGNTFERQSGHLPFIPSYVPVVLSELSDQMTFMERVKNMMYVVFFDFCFQTFNQKKWSQFYSEVLGRPTTLSELMGKAEIWLIRTYWDIEFPRPLLPHFIFVGGLHCKPAKPLPKEMEEFAQSSGEHGIVVFTLGSMVTNMTEKRANMIASALAQIPQKVIWRYDGKKPDTLGPNTRLYKWLPQNDLLGHPKTKAFITHGGTNGIYEAIYHGIPMVGLPLFADQPDNIARMKYKGAAIRLDLDSISSTQLLNALKTVINDPLYKENAMKLSRIQRDQPMKPLDRAVFWIEFVMRHKGAKHLRPASYDLTWVQYHSLDVIGFLLACVATAIFVITRCCLFCCQKFAKSGKKKKRE